The genomic window GCGCGTCGCCGGCACGGGGGCGAAGCCCATGATGCGAGGCGGGACGCCCGCCGACGCTGTCCCGATAACGCGGGCCATAGGCGTCAGCCCGTGCCTCCCGGCGGCCTCCTTCGATGCGACCAGCAGCGCAGCGGCGCCGTCGTTGACGCCCGACGCGTTCCCCGCCGTGACCGTGCCCGGATCTGCGAAGAGCGTCCTGAGCGCCGCGAGCTTCTCCAACGATGTGTCACGCGGATGCTCGTCGGTGTCGACGATGACGGGGTCGCCCTTGCGCTGCGGGACGCTCACGGGCGTGATCTCCTCCGCAAGCCTGCCGTCCTTCATCGCTGCCGCCGCCTTGGTCTGGCTCCAGTAGGCAAAGGCGTCCTGGTCCTCCCGGCTGATATCGAACTCCGCCGCGAGGTTCTCCGCCGTGATCGGCATCGAGTCGGTGCCGTACTGCTCGTGGAGCTTCCTGTTGACGAACCGCCACCCGATGCTCGTGTCGTACATCTCGGCGTTGCGGCTGAACGCCTTCTCGGCCTTCGCCACAACGAAGGGAGCCCGCGACATGCTCTCGACGCCGCCCGCGATCATGAGGTCGCACTCGCCGACGTGGATGGCGTTGGCGGCGATGCCGATGGCCGACATGCCGGAAGCGCACAGGCGGTTGACCGTGATCCCCGGCACCGAGTCCGGAAGTCCCGCCAGCAGGAGCGCCATGCGCGCCACATTGCGGTTGTCTTCGCCGGCCTGATTGGCGCAGCCCAGGATCACCTCGTCGACGGCAGCGCCGTCGAGCCCCGGGTTGCGCTCCAGGAGCGCGACGATGGGGATGGTCGCGAGATCGTCGGCACGTACCGACGAGAGAGCGCCTCCGTATCGACCGACCGGGGTCCGGATCGCATCGCAGATGAATGCCTCGCGCACGTTCGCACCTCTCTGTCAGAGAATGTCGCGGTGAGACGTCAGGGAGAGAGCTCCCTGACCTTTCGGAATCCGCCCAGCATCGCCTCGCTGAGCGTGTCGATCTCGCGCTCGGTCATGACCGTGGAGAGCATGACCGTGCCCGTGTTGATCAGGATGATGCCGTGGTCGAAAAGGTAGTCGAGGAACGCCGAGAGCAGCGGAGCCTCGTCGGGCGCCATGTAGCACGTCCGGTACTCCCTCGGCGGCTCCGGCTTGAAGTGGACGCGGAGCATCGACCCGGCGCCCGTGACGCACGCGGTGATCCCCGCGACGCTGATCGCGTCCTCGATCTGGTTCCTCGCGCGGACGGCCAGCGTGTTGATCCGCTCGACCGCCTCGCGGTCGTAGAGCTTCATCGCAGTGTAGCCGGCCGTCATCGTGATCGGGTTCGCCGAAAACGTGCCAGAGTGCGGGAAGAGCACTCTCTCAGCGAGCGGGTCCATCACATCCATCACCTCGCGGCGTCCCGCGATCGCTCCGACGGGGAAGCCGCCGCCGATCATCTTGCCCAGGGCCGTCAGGTCGGGCCGGAT from Candidatus Effluviviaceae Genus V sp. includes these protein-coding regions:
- the pcaF gene encoding 3-oxoadipyl-CoA thiolase; the protein is MREAFICDAIRTPVGRYGGALSSVRADDLATIPIVALLERNPGLDGAAVDEVILGCANQAGEDNRNVARMALLLAGLPDSVPGITVNRLCASGMSAIGIAANAIHVGECDLMIAGGVESMSRAPFVVAKAEKAFSRNAEMYDTSIGWRFVNRKLHEQYGTDSMPITAENLAAEFDISREDQDAFAYWSQTKAAAAMKDGRLAEEITPVSVPQRKGDPVIVDTDEHPRDTSLEKLAALRTLFADPGTVTAGNASGVNDGAAALLVASKEAAGRHGLTPMARVIGTASAGVPPRIMGFAPVPATRKLLKRIDMSLDDMDIIELNEAFAAQALACTRELGLADDDPRINPLGGAIALGHPLGMSGARIVTSAVHQLRRTGGRYALCTLCVGVGQGVAMVLERVES